A window of the Gemmatirosa kalamazoonensis genome harbors these coding sequences:
- a CDS encoding ABC transporter ATP-binding protein — translation MTSATGRTALELRGVTKRFGTATALDGASLVVRAGTLHAVLGENGAGKTTLMRVAFGMLRPDAGEILVEGTPRRLTSPADAIAAGVGMVHQHFTIVPAMTVAENVALGGRGRYDAAAAAARVRAVAERTGLALDPAAVAGSLGVAAQQRLEIVKALARDARTLILDEPTAVLTPAESRELLGWLRTFVDDGHTVVLVTHRLRDALAFADDVTVLRRGRTAGALGTADATEARLAELVLGEPPPPPAPRGAAAPGAVVARAVGLRVVDARGVERVRGATLEVRAGEILGLAAVEGAGQHELLRALAGRTAASAGTLERPERAGFIPEDRHRDALLLDASLTENVALHGAGARRGLVPWRALGRRTADLLARFDVRAPGPRASARSLSGGNQQKLVVARELAADATPPPLLVAENPTRGLDVRATAAVHERLRAARDAGAAVVVHSTDLDEVLALADRVVAMYGGRVTDVPADREAVGRAMLGLDADPQLDRADRV, via the coding sequence GTGACCTCGGCGACGGGCCGCACGGCGCTCGAGCTGCGCGGCGTGACGAAGCGGTTCGGCACGGCGACGGCGCTCGACGGCGCGTCGCTCGTCGTGCGTGCGGGCACGCTGCACGCCGTGCTCGGCGAGAACGGCGCCGGCAAGACGACGCTCATGCGCGTCGCGTTCGGGATGCTGCGTCCGGACGCGGGGGAGATCCTCGTCGAGGGCACGCCGCGCCGCCTCACGTCGCCCGCCGACGCGATCGCGGCCGGCGTCGGCATGGTGCATCAGCACTTCACGATCGTGCCCGCGATGACGGTGGCCGAGAACGTCGCACTCGGCGGGCGCGGGCGATACGACGCGGCCGCCGCGGCGGCCCGCGTGCGCGCGGTGGCGGAACGCACGGGGCTCGCGCTCGATCCCGCGGCGGTCGCCGGATCGTTAGGCGTGGCGGCGCAGCAGCGGCTGGAGATCGTGAAGGCGCTCGCCCGCGACGCGCGCACCCTGATCCTCGACGAGCCGACGGCGGTGCTCACGCCCGCCGAGTCGCGCGAGCTGCTCGGCTGGCTGCGCACGTTCGTGGACGACGGCCACACGGTGGTGCTCGTGACGCACCGTCTGCGCGACGCGCTCGCGTTCGCGGACGACGTGACGGTGCTGCGCCGCGGCCGCACGGCCGGCGCGTTAGGCACCGCCGACGCCACGGAAGCGCGCCTGGCCGAGCTCGTGCTCGGCGAGCCCCCGCCGCCGCCCGCGCCGCGCGGCGCGGCGGCGCCCGGCGCGGTGGTGGCGCGCGCGGTGGGGCTCCGGGTGGTGGACGCGCGCGGCGTGGAGCGGGTTCGCGGCGCGACGCTCGAGGTGCGCGCCGGCGAGATCCTCGGCCTCGCGGCGGTGGAGGGGGCGGGGCAGCACGAGCTACTGCGCGCACTCGCCGGGCGGACCGCTGCCTCGGCGGGGACGCTGGAGCGTCCGGAGCGAGCCGGCTTCATCCCCGAGGACCGGCATCGTGACGCGTTGCTGCTCGACGCGTCGCTCACGGAGAACGTGGCGCTGCACGGCGCCGGCGCGCGACGCGGCCTGGTGCCGTGGCGCGCGCTCGGCCGGCGTACGGCCGATCTGCTGGCCCGGTTCGACGTCCGCGCGCCCGGCCCCCGGGCGTCGGCGCGCTCACTGTCGGGCGGCAATCAGCAGAAGCTCGTCGTGGCGCGCGAGCTCGCCGCGGACGCGACGCCGCCGCCGCTGCTCGTGGCCGAGAACCCCACGCGAGGGCTCGACGTGCGGGCGACGGCGGCGGTGCACGAGCGGCTCCGCGCGGCGCGCGATGCGGGCGCGGCCGTGGTGGTTCACTCGACGGATCTGGACGAGGTGCTCGCGCTGGCCGATCGTGTCGTGGCGATGTACGGTGGCCGCGTGACCGACGTGCCCGCGGATCGTGAGGCGGTAGGCCGCGCGATGCTGGGACTCGACGCCGATCCGCAACTCGACCGAGCGGACCGGGTATAG
- a CDS encoding RNA polymerase sigma factor: protein MLPPSPAAPIVLDLTTRARTGDPDALGELYARHARALLALARRLLGSTADAEDVVHDVFLGLPEALRRYEERGSLESWLKRVTARMALNRLRSRRRAREVTLTPPPSVHDATGALDTLDAIDALALQGAIDALPDALRAVLVLKEIEGYSHAEVAALLDITRGASEVRLHRAVAALRQALGAGTP, encoded by the coding sequence ATGCTTCCTCCGTCGCCGGCCGCTCCGATCGTGCTCGACCTGACCACACGTGCGCGGACCGGGGACCCGGACGCGCTCGGAGAGCTCTACGCGCGACACGCGCGCGCCCTGCTCGCGCTCGCGCGCCGGCTGCTCGGCTCCACGGCGGACGCCGAGGACGTGGTGCACGACGTCTTCCTCGGCCTCCCCGAGGCGCTGCGCCGCTACGAGGAGCGCGGCAGTCTGGAGTCGTGGCTCAAGCGCGTGACCGCGCGGATGGCGCTGAACCGGCTGCGGTCGCGCCGCCGAGCGCGCGAGGTGACGCTGACGCCCCCGCCGTCCGTGCATGACGCGACCGGCGCGCTCGACACGCTCGACGCGATCGACGCGCTGGCGCTGCAGGGCGCGATCGACGCGCTGCCGGACGCGCTGCGCGCGGTGCTCGTGCTGAAGGAGATCGAGGGCTACTCGCACGCCGAGGTCGCGGCGCTGCTCGACATCACGCGCGGCGCGTCGGAGGTGCGGCTGCACCGCGCCGTGGCGGCGCTGCGCCAAGCGCTCGGCGCCGGAACCCCGTGA